A genomic window from Salvia splendens isolate huo1 chromosome 11, SspV2, whole genome shotgun sequence includes:
- the LOC121755182 gene encoding bicyclogermacrene synthase-like, with the protein MEKCSLLVPAITNGKSLDEIRKSAKFHPSIWGDFFLKYNADNTKISDVEQEELAKQKEMVRKMLSQTPDDSTYKLELIDAIQRLGVEYHFDKEIGESLQHIYLNHKGQNNKDNNDLVVVALRFRLLRQQGYNVPCGVFQKFTDNEGNFIASLGGNVEGLLNLYEAAHLLKHDDVILEKAIEFCSSHLRASLHKITNVSLSKRVNEALILNMPIRKTLPRLGARKFISLYEEDESHDEILLKFAKLDFNLVQKMHQMELSDLTRWWKKFDVANEMPYARDRIVELFMWKMGIFFEPRYAKARSIVIRHTSIVSIMDDTYEYATLDELQILTDAIQRWPDVIATLEDSSPYIQMCYKCLVETYNEIEDEMEETGESYRVQYAIQEMKKLVLVYFEETKWLFNNYVPTMEEYMKVSIPSCAYMSISTASLVGMGDQVSKEDFDWITNEPLILVASSTICRLMDDLVGEEFEQKTSAIECYMKQYGVSKEEACGELQRQVENAWKDMNGECIEPKLASMKILMGIFNLGRVMHLLYANGDGYSDPTRSKELVKMLLVEPVKI; encoded by the exons ATGGAAAAATGTTCGCTGCTCGTTCCTGCAATCACGAATGGCAAGAGCTTAGACGAAATTCGTAAATCCGCGAAATTTCATCCTTCCATTTGGGGAGACTTCTTTCTCAAATATAATGCAGATAACACG AAAATTAGTGATGTTGAACAAGAGGAACTCGCAAAGCAGAAAGAAATGGTCAGAAAAATGCTCTCTCAAACACCGGACGATTCAACGTATAAATTGGAACTAATCGATGCGATCCAGCGCCTCGGAGTGGAATATCATTTCGACAAAGAAATCGGGGAATCCTTGCAACATATTTATCTCAACCACAAGGGGCAAAATAACAAAGACAATAATGATCTCGTCGTTGTGGCTCTTCGTTTCCGTTTGCTTAGGCAACAAGGCTACAATGTCCCATGTG GTGTGTTCCAAAAATTTACTGACAATGAAGGAAATTTCATTGCGTCGCTGGGAGGAAATGTGGAAGGTCTGTTGAACTTGTACGAGGCGGCACATCTTCTGAAACACGACGATGTGATTTTGGAGAAAGCGATAGAGTTTTGTTCATCTCATCTTCGTGCATCACTCCACAAAATAACTAATGTTTCCCTTTCTAAGCGTGTTAACGAAGCTCTGATTTTGAATATGCCAATCCGCAAGACTCTCCCGAGATTGGGGGCCAGAAAGTTCATTTCTCTATACGAGGAAGACGAGTCGCATGATGAAATACTACTCAAGTTTGCGAAATTGGATTTCAATCTAGTGCAGAAGATGCACCAGATGGAGCTGAGTGACCTTACAAG gtggtggaagaagtttGACGTGGCAAATGAAATGCCTTATGCAAGAGACAGAATTGTGGAATTGTTCATGTGGAAGATGGGAATCTTCTTTGAGCCACGCTATGCTAAAGCAAGAAGCATTGTAATTAGACACACAAGTATAGTTTCTATTATGGATGATACGTACGAATATGCAACGCTGGATGAGCTTCAAATCTTGACCGACGCTATCCAACG TTGGCCGGATGTTATCGCGACTTTAGAGGATTCGTCACCATACATCCAAATGTGCTACAAATGTCTTGTTGAAACTTACAACGAAATAGAAGACGAAATGGAGGAAACGGGAGAATCTTACCGCGTCCAATATGCAATACAAGAG ATGAAAAAGTTGGTGTTGGTATATTTTGAAGAGACAAAATGGTTGTTTAATAATTATGTTCCCACGATGGAAGAGTATATGAAGGTGTCCATCCCATCTTGTGCTTACATGTCAATATCAACTGCTTCTCTTGTGGGTATGGGGGATCAAGTTAGCAAAGAAGATTTCGATTGGATCACAAATGAACCTCTCATACTCGTTGCATCCTCAACAATTTGTCGACTAATGGATGACTTAGTCGGAGAAGAG TTTGAGCAGAAAACCTCGGCGATTGAATGTTACATGAAACAATATGGTGTGTCAAAGGAAGAAGCTTGTGGTGAGCTCCAGAGGCAAGTGGAGAATGCATGGAAGGATATGAATGGAGAGTGCATTGAGCCAAAACTGGCCTCTATGAAAATCCTTATGGGAATTTTCAATCTTGGTCGCGTCATGCACCTTCTCTATGCAAATGGCGATGGCTATAGTGATCCCACCAGATCCAAGGAATTGGTAAAGATGCTGCTTGTTGAGCCTGTGAAAATTTGA
- the LOC121754189 gene encoding premnaspirodiene oxygenase-like, with translation MKRLPPGPRKLPIIGNLHQMSNPPFRCFRDLSNKHGPLMHLKLGECNAIVVSSPDIAKQMLKDLDPSFASRPQNVAAEIMWYNSSNIVFCPYGDYWRQMRKLCIIDLLSPKMVRLYQSIRLDESNQLVNSLRESSGSSVNLTEKIFSLSSSITFRASFGGVCKDNKTLMKMMSDSLQMATGLEIVDMFPSSRIAAALSWGKLRRIRTMRRKLDVILDDIIDRHRRNRGGNSEFGGEDLVDVFLRAKEEEELKFPIDNHNIKAVLYDMFTAGSDAAAVATDWAMVELLRHPRVMAKAQAEVRQALKENPGLEQNNVAYNMKYLKLVIKEILRLHPPGPMLPRTSNKEHMINGYTIPARAMVFVNNWAMQRDPKYWNDPEKFVPERFEDQSVDFVGGDLEFLPFGTGKRRCPGMTFGLAIVESALVQLLYNFDWKLPESVRAEDLDMTEIFGLVAARKQKLFVVATPYES, from the exons ATGAAACGGCTTCCACCCGGCCCCCGAAAACTTCCTATAATCGGAAACCTTCACCAGATGAGCAACCCTCCCTTCCGCTGCTTCAGAGACCTCTCCAACAAACACGGCCCCCTGATGCACCTCAAGCTCGGCGAGTGCAACGCCATCGTCGTCTCGTCTCCAGATATCGCGAAACAAATGCTGAAAGATCTCGACCCTAGCTTCGCCAGCCGGCCACAGAACGTGGCCGCGGAGATCATGTGGTACAACAGCAGCAACATCGTCTTCTGCCCCTACGGAGACTACTGGCGCCAGATGCGGAAGCTCTGCATCATCGACCTTCTCAGCCCCAAAATGGTGCGCTTGTACCAATCCATCCGGCTAGACGAGTCAAACCAATTGGTCAATTCCTTGCGCGAATCTTCTGGAAGCTCCGTGAATCTGACGGAGAAGATCTTCTCCTTGTCGAGCTCTATCACTTTCCGTGCGTCCTTCGGCGGCGTTTGCAAAGATAACAAAACGCTGATGAAGATGATGTCGGACTCGCTGCAGATGGCGACGGGGTTGGAGATCGTGGATATGTTCCCGTCGTCGAGGATCGCCGCCGCGCTGAGCTGGGGGAAGCTGCGCCGCATAAGGACGATGCGGCGCAAGCTCGATGTGATCTTGGATGATATTATCGACCGGCATAGGAGAAATCGAGGCGGGAATTCGGAGTTTGGGGGTGAGGATTTGGTGGATGTGTTTCTTAGGGCTAaggaagaagaggagctcaAGTTCCCAATTGACAACCACAACATCAAGGCTGTATTATAT GATATGTTCACAGCTGGAAGTGATGCTGCAGCGGTAGCTACTGACTGGGCCATGGTAGAACTACTAAGGCACCCTCGAGTGATGGCCAAGGCACAAGCTGAAGTACGACAAGCCTTGAAAGAAAACCCCGGGTTAGAACAAAACAACGTCGCTTATAATATGAAATATCTAAAACTTGTGATCAAGGAGATTCTGAGGCTGCACCCACCTGGTCCGATGCTACCTAGAACTAGCAACAAGGAACACATGATCAACGGATACACCATACCTGCTAGAGCGATGGTGTTCGTAAACAATTGGGCCATGCAGAGGGACCCCAAGTATTGGAACGATCCGGAGAAGTTTGTGCCTGAGAGATTCGAGGATCAAAGTGTGGATTTTGTAGGTGGTGATTTAGAGTTTTTGCCATTTGGAACTGGAAAAAGAAGGTGTCCCGGGATGACATTCGGCTTGGCTATTGTGGAATCGGCTCTAGTCCAGTTGCTCTACAACTTCGATTGGAAGCTTCCAGAAAGTGTCAGGGCTGAGGATTTGGACATGACTGAAATTTTTGGGCTAGTAGctgcaagaaaacaaaaattatttGTGGTTGCCACTCCGTATGAATCATGA